One window of Hylemonella gracilis genomic DNA carries:
- a CDS encoding NYN domain-containing protein, whose protein sequence is MSSGQIAILIDGGFFLKRLSRLVEAGQCDTPDQIARCVRKLCFNHIMRLKGGSGKLWQQHLYRCFFYDAQPYDGKAHHPVSNKSIDFAKSDVAQQRHSLFDQLRKERKVALRLGKVNRDHDWTLSPRLTKSILKTRQALAPLQALQQQLPAGANPQAVQLQLSAAEAQQLLQTYNFWQGIQAGDVSLGLRQKGVDMRIAIDIASLTLKKQVSTIILVAGDSDFVPAAKLARREGMEFILDPLWQNINDDLFEHIDGLQSGFKRPGTEQATAPLPQAVPDQPAT, encoded by the coding sequence ATGAGCTCCGGCCAGATTGCCATACTGATCGATGGTGGCTTCTTCCTCAAACGCCTGAGCAGGCTGGTCGAGGCTGGCCAGTGTGACACGCCAGATCAAATCGCGCGCTGCGTACGCAAGCTTTGCTTCAACCACATCATGCGGCTGAAGGGGGGCAGCGGAAAGCTGTGGCAGCAGCATTTGTATCGCTGCTTCTTCTACGATGCCCAGCCCTATGACGGTAAGGCGCATCATCCCGTTTCGAATAAGTCCATCGACTTTGCCAAGTCGGATGTGGCTCAGCAGAGGCATTCATTGTTCGATCAGTTGCGCAAGGAGCGCAAGGTCGCGTTGCGTTTGGGCAAAGTCAATCGAGACCACGACTGGACGCTGTCGCCGCGTCTGACCAAATCCATCCTCAAGACCCGTCAAGCTCTCGCACCTTTGCAAGCTCTGCAGCAGCAACTGCCCGCAGGGGCGAACCCCCAAGCTGTTCAGCTTCAGCTCAGTGCCGCCGAGGCTCAACAGCTCCTGCAGACGTACAACTTCTGGCAGGGCATTCAGGCGGGTGACGTGAGCCTAGGGCTGCGTCAGAAGGGCGTGGATATGCGCATCGCCATTGACATCGCCAGCCTGACCTTAAAAAAGCAGGTCAGCACCATCATCCTTGTTGCGGGTGACAGCGACTTTGTGCCCGCCGCCAAGTTGGCGCGCAGGGAAGGTATGGAGTTCATCCTTGATCCGTTGTGGCAGAACATCAACGACGATCTATTCGAGCACATTGATGGATTGCAGTCAGGCTTCAAACGCCCCGGGACAGAACAAGCGACAGCTCCCCTGCCCCAGGCAGTGCCTGACCAGCCTGCAACTTAG
- a CDS encoding site-specific DNA-methyltransferase, whose translation MATRKPKAPLQVESLKHDDATRKNIPTAEYQSILRDEDKAPIRVAYERRNQDLDPQLVWRGKDVQDWSDLVVHAPPLYIQEKVHPKVLIDDLKRQTEAAQTAAATQQPGFVADLFADFNGLPSNEAKTEFYQHDAHWANRMILGDSLAVMGSLAEREGLRGKVQCIYFDPPYGIKFNSNFQWSTTSRDVKDGNAGHITREPEQVKAFRDTWRDGIHSYLTYLRDRLTVARDLLTESGSIFVQIGDENVHRVRSVMDEVFGDENLVTQIAFRTTTGRASDSLAAASNYLLWYAKKRTVMKYRPLFQDKSAGSSTDQVYSLIRFDDGRSQRMTPDQRNGNESLPEGARQFRPDNITSSRPAGESDVREFYFQGRTYTPGKGTFKSDMLGLNRLAKSLRLWPTVGSTVQYIRYLNDFPVIPFSNIWTDTGTGSFTEDKVYVVQTGSKVIERCMLMVTDPGDLVLDPTCGSGTSAYVAEQWGRRWITIDTSRVALALARARIMGARYPYYLLADSPEGQLKEAEVTRSALSSRVTRGNIAHGFVYERVPHIMLSSITKNAEVDVIWEKFHAVLEPLRVKLNELAEQQWQEWDVPRDIEPHIPSWLISGFQQRVTTTPVDRNARVQEIRKLHADWWAQRIARQKEIDASIAAKAEFEFLYDKPYEDKKKVRVAGPFTVESLSPHRTLGVDENGDVMDGNKAAEPEAGYGGTSVRDFAAIILENLRTAGVQQAHKQDRISFTSLTPWPGSYVCGEGRYIEGRGEGESGAEKRAAIFIGPEFGTVSRPDLVSAAKEAGDAGFDVLVACAFNYDAHSSEFEKLGRIPVLKARMNADLHMAEDLKNTGKGNLFVIFGEPDITILDAATDQPLKAGERATGELKVKVNGVDVFDPSTGEVRSDGADGIACWFIDTDYNEESFFVRHAYFLGANDPYKSLKTTLKAEINQEAWDSLNSDVSRPFDKPSSGRIAVKVINHLGDEVMKVFRVA comes from the coding sequence ATGGCCACCCGCAAACCCAAAGCCCCGCTTCAGGTCGAATCCCTCAAGCACGACGACGCCACGCGCAAGAACATTCCCACGGCGGAATACCAGAGCATCCTGCGCGACGAGGACAAGGCCCCCATCCGCGTGGCCTACGAGCGCCGCAACCAGGACCTGGACCCGCAACTCGTCTGGCGCGGCAAGGACGTGCAGGACTGGAGCGATCTGGTCGTCCACGCTCCGCCGCTCTACATCCAGGAAAAAGTCCACCCCAAGGTGCTGATCGACGACCTGAAGCGCCAGACCGAGGCCGCCCAGACCGCAGCCGCCACCCAGCAGCCGGGGTTTGTGGCGGATTTGTTTGCCGACTTCAACGGCCTGCCCAGCAATGAGGCCAAGACCGAGTTCTACCAGCACGATGCCCACTGGGCCAACCGCATGATCCTGGGCGACAGCCTGGCCGTCATGGGCAGCCTGGCCGAGCGCGAGGGCCTGCGCGGCAAGGTGCAGTGCATCTACTTCGACCCGCCCTACGGCATCAAATTCAACAGCAACTTCCAGTGGAGCACCACCAGCCGCGACGTGAAAGACGGCAACGCCGGGCACATCACCCGCGAGCCCGAACAGGTCAAAGCCTTTCGCGACACCTGGCGTGACGGCATCCATTCCTACTTGACCTATCTGCGTGATCGCCTGACCGTGGCACGCGATCTGTTGACCGAGAGTGGCTCGATCTTTGTGCAGATCGGGGATGAGAACGTGCACCGGGTGCGGTCTGTGATGGATGAGGTGTTTGGGGATGAGAACCTTGTCACCCAAATTGCTTTTAGGACTACAACGGGACGTGCGAGCGATAGTTTGGCCGCGGCCTCTAACTATCTTCTGTGGTACGCAAAAAAGCGTACCGTCATGAAATATCGACCGCTATTTCAAGATAAATCTGCAGGCTCATCTACTGATCAGGTTTATTCATTGATTCGCTTCGACGATGGAAGAAGTCAGAGAATGACGCCGGATCAAAGAAATGGAAATGAGTCTTTGCCAGAGGGCGCTCGCCAATTTCGACCCGACAACATTACTAGCTCGCGTCCTGCCGGCGAGAGCGATGTGCGGGAGTTCTATTTTCAAGGCCGAACGTACACGCCAGGCAAAGGTACTTTTAAATCAGACATGCTCGGTCTGAATAGACTTGCAAAGTCCTTGCGTTTATGGCCGACGGTGGGAAGTACGGTTCAATACATACGATATCTAAACGATTTTCCCGTAATTCCGTTTTCGAACATATGGACTGATACAGGAACCGGATCGTTCACAGAAGATAAGGTTTACGTAGTTCAGACAGGGTCAAAGGTTATAGAGCGCTGCATGCTGATGGTCACAGACCCCGGCGACCTCGTACTCGACCCGACCTGCGGAAGCGGAACGAGCGCCTACGTAGCCGAACAATGGGGTCGTCGCTGGATCACCATTGACACCTCGCGTGTTGCTCTGGCCTTGGCCCGGGCGCGCATCATGGGTGCGCGTTATCCCTATTACCTGCTGGCGGATAGCCCGGAGGGACAACTGAAAGAAGCCGAGGTCACACGCAGCGCGTTGTCTTCCCGCGTCACGCGCGGCAACATCGCCCACGGTTTTGTCTACGAGCGGGTGCCTCACATCATGCTCAGTTCGATCACGAAGAACGCTGAGGTAGACGTGATCTGGGAAAAGTTCCATGCGGTTCTGGAACCACTGCGCGTGAAGCTCAACGAGTTGGCCGAGCAGCAATGGCAGGAATGGGACGTGCCGCGCGACATCGAGCCGCACATTCCTTCTTGGCTGATCAGCGGCTTTCAACAGCGGGTCACGACGACACCTGTAGACCGCAATGCACGCGTGCAAGAAATCCGGAAGCTGCACGCCGACTGGTGGGCACAGCGCATCGCCCGGCAAAAGGAAATCGACGCTTCCATTGCCGCGAAGGCCGAGTTCGAGTTTCTCTACGACAAGCCGTACGAGGACAAGAAGAAGGTGCGCGTGGCCGGCCCCTTCACCGTGGAAAGCCTCTCGCCCCATCGCACACTGGGCGTGGACGAAAACGGCGATGTGATGGACGGCAACAAGGCCGCCGAACCCGAAGCCGGCTACGGCGGCACCAGCGTGCGTGATTTCGCCGCCATCATCCTGGAAAACCTGCGCACGGCGGGTGTGCAGCAGGCGCACAAGCAGGATCGCATCAGCTTCACCTCGCTCACGCCCTGGCCGGGCAGTTATGTGTGTGGGGAGGGGCGTTATATCGAAGGTCGAGGCGAAGGCGAAAGCGGCGCCGAAAAGCGCGCTGCCATCTTCATCGGCCCCGAGTTCGGCACCGTCTCGCGGCCTGATCTGGTGAGCGCCGCCAAGGAGGCGGGCGATGCCGGTTTTGACGTGCTGGTGGCCTGCGCCTTCAACTACGACGCGCACAGCAGCGAGTTCGAGAAGCTGGGGCGCATTCCTGTGCTGAAAGCGCGCATGAACGCCGATCTGCACATGGCCGAAGACCTCAAGAACACGGGCAAGGGCAACCTCTTCGTGATCTTTGGCGAGCCGGACATCACCATCCTGGATGCCGCCACCGACCAGCCGCTCAAGGCCGGTGAGCGGGCCACCGGCGAACTGAAAGTCAAGGTCAACGGCGTGGACGTGTTCGACCCCAGCACGGGCGAAGTGCGCAGCGACGGCGCCGACGGCATCGCCTGCTGGTTCATCGACACCGACTACAACGAAGAAAGCTTCTTCGTTCGCCACGCCTACTTCCTCGGCGCCAACGACCCTTACAAATCCCTCAAGACCACGCTCAAGGCTGAAATCAATCAGGAAGCCTGGGATTCGCTCAACAGCGACGTGTCACGCCCCTTCGACAAGCCGAGCAGCGGTCGCATCGCTGTGAAAGTGATCAACCATTTGGGGGATGAGGTGATGAAGGTGTTCAGGGTTGCTTAA
- a CDS encoding DUF1624 domain-containing protein — MKPARSSASASSRTASSSKSPLRLPRLDALRGAALLWMAAFHACFDLAYFGWLKADFYRDPFWTTQRTLIVSLFLLCAGLGQALAHSQNIGWPRFWKRWAQIAGCALLVSLGSWFMFPGSFITFGVLHAMAVMLLLLRWAGPRLQPWHCALLGLLAVLLPQFVQHPFFDTRWTNWLGLVTHKPITEDYVPLLPWLGVMLWGYGLGRWLLARTQGKRAAPLLGGALPQGLAPLALLGRWSLSFYMLHQPVLMGCMLLVQSALTA; from the coding sequence ATGAAGCCCGCACGTTCATCCGCCTCTGCCTCGTCACGCACCGCGTCTTCCTCCAAATCACCGCTGCGCCTGCCGCGCCTGGACGCCCTGCGCGGCGCGGCCTTGTTGTGGATGGCGGCGTTCCACGCCTGCTTTGACCTGGCCTACTTCGGTTGGCTGAAGGCCGATTTCTACCGCGACCCGTTCTGGACCACGCAGCGCACGCTCATCGTCAGCCTCTTCCTGCTGTGCGCGGGCCTGGGGCAGGCGCTGGCCCATTCCCAAAACATCGGCTGGCCGCGCTTCTGGAAACGCTGGGCGCAGATCGCAGGCTGCGCGCTGCTCGTGTCCCTGGGCTCGTGGTTCATGTTCCCAGGCAGTTTCATCACCTTCGGCGTGCTGCATGCCATGGCCGTGATGCTGCTGCTCCTGCGCTGGGCCGGGCCGCGCCTGCAACCCTGGCACTGCGCCCTGCTCGGCCTCCTGGCCGTGCTGCTGCCGCAGTTCGTGCAACACCCCTTTTTTGACACGCGCTGGACCAACTGGCTGGGCCTGGTGACGCACAAACCCATCACCGAAGACTACGTGCCCCTCTTGCCCTGGCTGGGTGTGATGCTCTGGGGTTACGGGCTGGGCCGTTGGCTGCTGGCGCGTACCCAAGGCAAGCGCGCAGCACCCCTGCTGGGCGGCGCGCTGCCGCAAGGTTTGGCCCCGCTGGCGCTGTTGGGGCGTTGGTCCTTGAGTTTTTACATGCTGCACCAGCCGGTGTTGATGGGCTGCATGTTGCTGGTCCAGTCTGCACTTACTGCGTGA
- a CDS encoding class I SAM-dependent methyltransferase, with protein MQSASETWFDEVYYQRYYFDKKTRVVDPSHLERLGTFVCSYLKYLRVPVRRVLDVGCGIGLWRDVVARHYPEAHYHGVEYSEYLCARYGWERGSVVDYRSTEPFDLVICQGVLPYLSAADLKLALHNLATLSRGALYLEAVTREDYERDIVDDTLTDQRLFRHRAQLYRRGLLEGFTEVGGGVWLSRQTTTPLFELEYASGR; from the coding sequence GTGCAATCTGCCAGTGAAACATGGTTCGACGAGGTCTACTACCAACGCTACTACTTCGACAAGAAGACCCGCGTGGTGGACCCGAGCCATCTTGAACGGCTGGGCACCTTTGTGTGCAGCTACCTCAAGTACCTGCGCGTGCCGGTGCGGCGTGTGCTGGATGTGGGCTGTGGCATCGGCCTGTGGCGCGACGTGGTGGCCCGGCACTACCCTGAAGCGCATTACCACGGCGTGGAGTACAGCGAGTACCTGTGCGCGCGCTACGGCTGGGAGCGCGGCTCGGTGGTCGACTACCGCAGCACCGAGCCTTTTGACCTGGTGATCTGCCAGGGCGTGCTGCCCTACCTGAGCGCCGCCGACCTCAAGCTGGCGCTGCACAACCTCGCCACGCTGAGCCGCGGCGCCTTGTACCTAGAGGCCGTGACGCGCGAGGACTACGAGCGCGACATCGTCGACGACACGCTGACCGACCAGCGCCTGTTTCGCCACCGCGCCCAGCTCTACCGGCGCGGCTTGCTGGAAGGGTTCACCGAGGTGGGCGGCGGCGTCTGGCTCAGCCGGCAGACCACGACGCCGCTGTTTGAACTGGAATACGCGAGCGGGCGCTGA
- a CDS encoding malate synthase G, with protein MTTPTPEFTRVHSLQVATALHRFVEQQVLPGTGVDSAKFWAGFDAIARDLGPKNAALLKKRDKLQEELDAWHKANPGPITAGKNMKAYQAFLEKIGYLVPAPKDVHCDTTNVDAELAVQAGPQLVVPILNARYALNAANARWGSLYDALYGTDALPEDKGATKTGPDGKGYNPVRGAKVIAYARHVLDRVAPLAATQGKPASHVGSKGYAVLGGKLIVTLKDGREATLAEAGKFIGYQGSAATPSAILLRNNGIHIEIQIDRDTPIGQSDPAGVSDLLVEAALSTILDLEDSVAVVDAEDKVLAYENWLGILKGTLTETVSKGGKSFTRRLNPDRVYQGANGEEIKLHGRSLLFVRNVGHLMTHPAIRYGDGSDMHEGIMDAVITTAIALHDLQGLTKNYVRNSRTGSIYIVKPKMHGPEEAAFASELFARVEALLGLPENTVKLGIMDEERRTSVNLKACIAAAKSRVAFINTGFLDRTGDEMHTAMHAGPMIRKAAMKGTAWIDAYEKLNVLVGLATGLKGRAQIGKGMWAMPDLMAAMLKQKIVHPLAGANTAWVPSPTAATLHALHYHQVNVAALQDSLEKQATAKTFKQTEAKELARLLTVPVAGKPGMKAPWTATEIQQEIDNNCQGILGYVVRWIDQGVGCSKVPDIHNIGLMEDRATLRISSQHIANWLLHGVVTESQVRAAFERMAAVVDEQNKSDPLYKRMAGNFETSMAYKAATDLVFKGLEQPNGYTEPLLHAWRLKVKASA; from the coding sequence ATGACGACACCCACCCCCGAATTCACCCGCGTCCACAGCCTGCAGGTCGCGACCGCGCTGCACCGTTTCGTTGAACAGCAAGTGCTGCCCGGCACAGGCGTGGACAGCGCCAAGTTCTGGGCCGGTTTCGACGCCATCGCGCGTGACCTCGGCCCCAAGAACGCCGCCCTGCTCAAGAAACGCGACAAGCTGCAGGAAGAGCTGGACGCCTGGCATAAAGCCAACCCCGGGCCCATCACGGCCGGGAAGAACATGAAGGCCTACCAGGCCTTCCTGGAAAAAATCGGCTACCTGGTGCCCGCGCCGAAGGACGTGCACTGCGACACGACCAACGTCGACGCCGAACTGGCCGTGCAGGCCGGCCCGCAGCTGGTGGTGCCCATCCTGAACGCGCGCTACGCGCTCAACGCGGCCAATGCGCGCTGGGGCTCGCTCTACGACGCGCTCTACGGCACCGATGCCTTGCCTGAGGACAAAGGCGCCACCAAGACCGGCCCGGACGGCAAGGGCTACAACCCGGTGCGCGGCGCCAAGGTGATCGCGTACGCGCGCCACGTGTTGGACCGCGTGGCCCCGCTGGCTGCCACACAAGGCAAGCCGGCTTCGCACGTGGGCTCCAAGGGCTACGCCGTGCTGGGCGGCAAGCTGATCGTCACGCTCAAGGACGGCCGGGAAGCCACGCTGGCCGAAGCGGGCAAGTTCATCGGCTACCAAGGTAGCGCCGCCACGCCCAGCGCCATCCTGCTGCGCAACAACGGCATCCACATCGAAATCCAGATCGACCGTGACACGCCCATCGGCCAGAGCGACCCCGCCGGCGTGAGCGACCTGCTGGTCGAAGCCGCGCTCTCCACCATCCTGGACCTGGAAGACTCCGTGGCCGTGGTGGACGCCGAAGACAAGGTGCTGGCCTACGAGAACTGGCTGGGCATCCTCAAGGGCACGCTGACCGAAACCGTCAGCAAGGGCGGCAAGAGCTTCACGCGCCGCCTCAACCCCGACCGCGTCTACCAGGGCGCGAACGGCGAAGAGATCAAGCTGCACGGCCGCAGCCTGCTCTTCGTGCGCAATGTGGGCCACCTGATGACGCACCCGGCCATCCGCTATGGCGACGGCAGCGACATGCATGAAGGCATCATGGACGCGGTCATCACCACGGCCATCGCCCTGCACGACCTGCAAGGCCTGACGAAAAACTACGTGCGCAACTCGCGCACCGGCAGCATCTACATCGTCAAGCCCAAGATGCACGGCCCCGAGGAAGCGGCCTTCGCCTCCGAGCTGTTCGCCCGTGTCGAGGCCCTGCTGGGCCTACCCGAGAACACGGTGAAGCTGGGCATCATGGACGAAGAGCGCCGCACCAGCGTCAACCTCAAGGCCTGCATCGCCGCCGCCAAGAGCCGCGTGGCCTTCATCAACACCGGCTTCCTCGATCGCACGGGCGACGAGATGCACACCGCCATGCACGCCGGCCCCATGATCCGCAAGGCCGCGATGAAGGGCACCGCCTGGATCGACGCCTACGAAAAACTCAATGTGCTGGTCGGGCTGGCCACCGGCCTCAAGGGCCGCGCACAGATCGGCAAGGGCATGTGGGCCATGCCCGACCTGATGGCCGCCATGCTCAAGCAGAAGATCGTGCACCCGCTGGCCGGTGCCAACACCGCCTGGGTGCCCAGCCCCACCGCCGCCACCCTGCACGCGCTGCACTACCACCAGGTCAACGTGGCCGCGCTGCAGGACAGCCTGGAGAAGCAGGCCACGGCCAAGACCTTCAAGCAGACCGAAGCCAAGGAACTGGCCCGCCTGCTGACCGTGCCCGTGGCCGGCAAGCCCGGCATGAAGGCCCCCTGGACCGCCACCGAGATCCAGCAGGAAATCGACAACAACTGCCAGGGCATTCTGGGCTACGTGGTGCGCTGGATCGACCAGGGCGTGGGCTGCTCCAAGGTGCCCGACATCCACAACATCGGCCTGATGGAAGACCGCGCCACCCTGCGCATCAGCAGCCAGCACATCGCCAATTGGCTGCTGCACGGCGTGGTGACCGAGAGCCAGGTGCGCGCCGCCTTCGAGCGCATGGCCGCCGTGGTGGACGAGCAGAACAAGAGTGACCCGCTCTACAAGCGCATGGCCGGCAACTTTGAAACGTCCATGGCCTACAAGGCCGCCACCGACCTGGTGTTCAAGGGCCTGGAACAGCCCAACGGCTACACCGAGCCGCTGCTGCATGCCTGGCGCTTGAAGGTCAAGGCCTCGGCTTGA
- a CDS encoding LysR family transcriptional regulator, giving the protein MDKLKQMESFVAVATRGSLTAAARAEGVAPAIMGRRLDALEERLGVKLLLRTTRRLSLTHEGSAFLEECQRLLADIATAEAGVSAGGVKASGHLRVTAPAGFGRRHVAPLVPRFRELHADVTISLNLSDRVVDMAREGYDCAVRVGDLPDSSLVSVRLADNRRLCVATPEYLKRHGTPRTPQDLARFDCLVLSSEASQTRGWAFRMPGKGEGSVQEPSEDAQDTGVENGAGASGELIHYRPQGPLDCSDGQVLHDWCLAGYGIAWRSTWEVEEDVSAGRLVPVLEDYAAPPNGIYVVFPQRKHLPLRLRLWLDFLKHHYGQPAFWQSRR; this is encoded by the coding sequence ATGGACAAACTCAAGCAGATGGAATCCTTCGTGGCCGTGGCCACGCGCGGCAGCCTGACGGCGGCGGCACGGGCCGAGGGCGTGGCCCCGGCCATCATGGGCCGCCGCCTGGACGCGCTGGAAGAACGCCTGGGCGTCAAGCTGCTGCTGCGCACCACGCGGCGGCTCTCGCTCACGCACGAGGGCAGCGCCTTTCTGGAGGAATGCCAGCGCCTGCTGGCCGACATCGCCACGGCCGAGGCCGGCGTGTCGGCTGGCGGCGTGAAAGCCAGTGGCCACTTGCGTGTGACGGCCCCCGCCGGTTTTGGCCGTCGCCACGTGGCGCCCCTGGTGCCGCGCTTTCGCGAGCTGCATGCCGACGTGACGATCTCGCTCAATCTGAGCGACCGGGTGGTGGACATGGCGCGCGAGGGCTATGACTGTGCCGTGCGCGTGGGGGATCTGCCGGATTCATCCCTGGTCAGTGTGCGCCTGGCCGACAACCGGCGGCTCTGCGTCGCCACGCCCGAATACCTGAAGCGCCACGGCACACCGCGAACCCCGCAGGACCTGGCGCGCTTCGATTGCCTGGTGCTGTCCAGCGAGGCGTCGCAGACGCGGGGCTGGGCTTTCCGTATGCCAGGCAAGGGTGAAGGCTCGGTACAGGAACCGAGCGAAGACGCGCAGGACACGGGTGTGGAAAACGGGGCCGGGGCCAGCGGGGAACTCATCCACTACCGCCCCCAGGGGCCGCTCGATTGCTCGGACGGGCAGGTGCTGCACGACTGGTGCCTGGCCGGTTACGGCATCGCCTGGCGCAGCACCTGGGAGGTGGAGGAAGACGTGAGCGCGGGCCGCCTGGTGCCCGTGCTGGAGGACTACGCCGCGCCGCCCAATGGCATCTACGTCGTCTTTCCGCAGCGCAAGCACCTGCCGCTGCGCCTGCGCCTGTGGCTGGATTTCCTGAAGCACCACTACGGCCAGCCTGCCTTCTGGCAATCCCGTCGCTGA
- a CDS encoding Bug family tripartite tricarboxylate transporter substrate binding protein: protein MKNFKTLAIPLLLGALAFAQNVSHAQAWPTKPIKLIAPSTAGGPPDVYARALAEQLGQLLGQPLVVENSPAAGGMIGAQQIMRAPADGYTLLVNTAGMMTITPNANPKAQYKASDFTQICQGVEAALVLASNPSLGTKNYGELATWIKAQKTPPIYSSYSLGSPAHFLGYQLSEALKTEMTHIPYKSSPQQINDMLADMAPLGFVQVATANPHIKAGKLTAYAVTSEKRVAQLPNVPTVAELGLPQLTTTVWFGLSGPKNLPPAIVSKLTQAHQRVLASPEFQARMAASGLDASPDVCGDKFMRKMNVETERWARIIKATGFEATN from the coding sequence GTGAAGAATTTCAAGACCTTGGCCATCCCGCTGTTGCTCGGCGCGCTCGCCTTCGCGCAGAACGTCAGCCATGCCCAGGCCTGGCCCACCAAGCCCATCAAGCTGATCGCGCCATCCACGGCCGGCGGCCCGCCCGATGTCTATGCCCGTGCCCTGGCCGAGCAATTGGGCCAACTGCTGGGCCAGCCCCTGGTGGTGGAAAACTCACCCGCGGCCGGCGGCATGATCGGCGCGCAGCAGATCATGCGTGCCCCGGCAGATGGCTACACCCTACTGGTCAACACCGCCGGCATGATGACCATCACCCCCAACGCCAACCCCAAGGCACAGTACAAGGCCAGCGATTTCACGCAGATCTGCCAGGGCGTGGAAGCGGCCCTGGTGCTGGCCAGCAACCCCAGCCTGGGCACCAAGAACTACGGCGAACTGGCGACTTGGATCAAGGCCCAGAAGACACCGCCCATCTACTCGTCCTACTCCCTGGGCTCGCCCGCGCACTTCCTGGGCTACCAGCTCAGCGAGGCGCTCAAGACCGAGATGACCCACATCCCATACAAGAGCAGCCCGCAGCAGATCAACGACATGCTGGCGGACATGGCGCCGCTGGGTTTCGTGCAAGTCGCCACGGCCAACCCGCACATCAAAGCCGGCAAGCTCACCGCTTACGCCGTCACCAGCGAGAAACGCGTGGCCCAGCTGCCGAACGTACCCACCGTGGCGGAACTCGGCCTGCCCCAGCTCACCACCACGGTCTGGTTCGGCCTGTCAGGCCCCAAGAACCTGCCGCCCGCCATCGTCAGCAAGCTGACTCAGGCGCACCAGCGCGTGCTGGCCTCGCCGGAATTCCAAGCCCGCATGGCCGCTTCTGGCTTGGACGCCAGCCCCGACGTCTGCGGTGACAAGTTCATGCGCAAGATGAACGTCGAAACGGAACGCTGGGCGCGCATCATCAAAGCCACCGGCTTCGAAGCAACGAACTGA